The region CGCGGGCGTGGGCGAGTTCGGAAACCTCGCGCACGGGCAGGATCATACCGTTGGTATTGATCACGTGACACATCGATATCACTCTGGTGCGCGGGCTGAGTGCTTGCCGGTATACCTCGACAATCTCCGCGGGGCTGGCGGGCAAAATAGGGAGCTTCGGCCGGATCAGCTTCACCCCTTTGGGTTCCTGCCAGTATTGCCAGCAGACGGTCCCGCTCGCATGTTCATGGTCAGCCAGGATCACCTCGTCCCCCGGCTTGAGATCGATACTGCTCGCGACGACGTTCATCCCTTCAGTCGTGTTGTGAATGAGGGCGATTTCGTCGGGAGCGGCTCCGAGCAGCGCTGCAGCTTTGGCGCGCACGCCCTCCTTGTCTGAATTCCATCCGCCCCACATGTATTTGGAGGGGAAGCCGTCCAGCGTGCGCCGGAATTTTTCGGTGGCATCGATCACGAGAGAGGGGGAAGGTCCGAGCGACCCGTTGTTGAAATAATAAAGGCCCTGGAGCAGCGGGAACTGGCTCCTGACGAGCTCCCAATACGGTTCCCCGCCCTCACGACTCGACAGGTCTGAGATCTGGGACCCTGCCTGAGCCAGGAGACGATGCCTGGCAGCCGCAGTCAGAAAGGCGCTGCCGGCGATCCCAGAGAACGCCTGTCTCGCAAAGTCCCGGCGATCCACTGCTTTCATATTTCCTCCCGATCACGCGGAGCAAACCACCGAATCTGCGGAACACTCCGATACTCCTCAGGGGTATCACCAATCCGGTGGTTATCTTTTCACGGGGTCGCAGTGTATCTCAGAACCCGGCAGCGGAACAAGCGCTTGTGGAATCCTCACCGGTCCGGATTCGATCGTTTCTCCGCCGGGGGCGGGGCTGGAGTTGCGACCTCCCGCAGGCGGGAGCGTCGCGAAAACCAGGCAAGATCGCCGTGACGCCGGGAACCTACCGGTTGGTGGCCGATATGCCGGGCTTCTTTGAAGCCCGGATCGTGGATATCCAGGTGAACTCCGGGCGCGTGACGGCGCTTAACGTCATGCTGAAGGTTAGTCGTGGTCCAGATGGCTGCAGATGTCACGCATCAGCTGATTGATGTCGCCATTCCAATCCTCGAGGAGAATGGCGCCGTCGCCGTCACGCTTGACTTTGGTGATGTTCGGGTACGCCCTTTCCAACTGCTTAATCATCGCGGATTGCCGTTTTACCTTGTGCAGCAACCTGCGCGCGGCAAGCATCAGTTCTCTCTGTTGCAGGCCCTGGCGGATCGAAGCGGCCAGGTCCAGGTGGTCACATGGCTTGATGAAAAACCGGGTAACACCGCCGTCGTTAATGGCGGCGATAGCGTTGTCAAGCGTGGCTCTTCCCGTCAGGATGAAACGGATGGTGTCCGGATACTTTTCGCGCACCTGACGCAGGAATACGGTCCCGGACATCGCGGGCATCTCTTCGTCGGAAACAACGACATCCACCGGCCGGGCACGCAGGATCTCAAGTGCTTCGGCTGCAGACCCTGCCTTCACGATATCATATGGCTCCTTGTGCAACGCACGGCACAGGCCTGCCAGCACGTTAGCGTCGTCGTCTACCAGCATAACCGTCGGTTTCATAACTTAGCCTCCCTCGATGCGCGAACGTCGGAATCTGATTCCGCATCCCGGATGACTTCGACCTGGATTGGTTCTTTGACGCCTTTAAGCTTCGCGAAGTTCTTGATGCGCTCGAGCATCGTTTCCGAGACCCAGTTCCCCGCCGTGATCAGGAGCGCGCCGTTGCAGGTTACGACATCCGACAGCAGAATCTGGCCGACCTTCAAGTCTTTGAGCGCCATGGAATGGACCGAGCGCTCCACGGCCTGTTTGAGCTTGGGTGGCGAGGCGAAGCACAGGAACGCGGCATCGAGGATGGCAGGATCATACCACCCCTCGCGCTTTCTCTGTACCTCCAGGGCCTTGGCCCTGGCAATCCCCTCGGTCTCAACCTGGGCGAGGTCTGTGAGTACTTTCAGCATTCTCGCTCCCAGAGGGATACGCGCCCCCCCTACCGTGTCTTTCGGAAAGCCCGACCCGTCGAAGCGTTTGTTTTGGTAGAGCACAATCCTGGCCACAGATTCCAAGCGCGGGATGTGAGCCAGGAGAGTGTGACCGATCTGAGGTATGTTCGACAGTATCTCCTTCTCGATGTCAGACAAAGGCTGCCCCGATTTTTCCTTGATGATGATCTCTGGCGGGACCGTGACGTGTCCAATCTGAGAGAGCATGGCCGCCAGCTCGAGCTCCCACGAGTCGGCAATTTTGAGCGCGCCGGAAAGGATTCGCATTGATTCGCGCAGCATGCGGGCGCGGCCGAACGACTGTGGATCGACGATGGAGAGGATCTCGGTCAGAACTCGAATGCTCCCGTTTAGGGTGTTCTGGAGCAGATCGCGCTCGGCTGAGATCAGCCGGTAACGGTCGATGCCCGCTTGAAGCGTCTGAGCGAGGTCCTGGGGAAGACATGGTTTGGTCAAAAAGCGGAAGATGTTGCCTTCGTTCACGGCTTCGATCGCCGCGCGTGTATCGGCGTTGCCCGTAAGCATGATGCGCACGGTATCGGGGGAACGCTCCTTGACCTTGGTTAGAAACTCAATCCCATTCATGCCGGGCATGCGCAGATCGGAGACCACGACCGCAAACGGCCCGTCATTCTCGAGCGCTTGGAGTCCCTCCGCGCCGCCCAAGGCGGTATCGATTTGGAACTGCTTGCGCAGCTGGCGCTGATAGGCCAAAAGGATATTCTGATCGTCGTCGACGCACAGAATCTTGTCTTTCATCCGCCTTCCCCTGGCGCCAAAGCATTCAGGCACCAGTGATGCCAGTCACCGAGCCTGTCAGTCTTGCCGATCGCTTCGATGTAGTCGAGGTCGAGCTTGGCCGCTCCCGTATGCGGCTGGCTGGCCTGAAGTTCGAATGCCAAGGCATCCGCGGCATGCACGGCGGACAGTGTGCCAAAGACTTTCTCGGCGCAGTCGCCCGGGCGATGGTGCAGGGCGATCGCTTCGATGATGGGATCAGGCAGGCCCCAGAGGCCCAGCATGTATGCGCCTACTTCGGCGTGCGTGGAACCGAGAACTTCTCTCTCCGCATCACACAGCCCAGCCCCGCCTTG is a window of Terriglobia bacterium DNA encoding:
- a CDS encoding aminotransferase class V-fold PLP-dependent enzyme; protein product: MKAVDRRDFARQAFSGIAGSAFLTAAARHRLLAQAGSQISDLSSREGGEPYWELVRSQFPLLQGLYYFNNGSLGPSPSLVIDATEKFRRTLDGFPSKYMWGGWNSDKEGVRAKAAALLGAAPDEIALIHNTTEGMNVVASSIDLKPGDEVILADHEHASGTVCWQYWQEPKGVKLIRPKLPILPASPAEIVEVYRQALSPRTRVISMCHVINTNGMILPVREVSELAHARGILVAVDGAQSAGMFCFDVKQLGCDFYAASAHKWLYAPKGVGIFYAKRDAQKYIRPLIVAAGWEDKSVKRFENYNTRNLPEVLGLGTALDFRNLIDAGRIEGRIRELKQYFRERLSGKPYYKFKTPAPDSLSAGITTVEVEGSKVTELGQKLTARQIDCRAMTEFGLNGLRISLTIYNTKSDVDHLVQSLEELRI
- a CDS encoding response regulator, producing MKPTVMLVDDDANVLAGLCRALHKEPYDIVKAGSAAEALEILRARPVDVVVSDEEMPAMSGTVFLRQVREKYPDTIRFILTGRATLDNAIAAINDGGVTRFFIKPCDHLDLAASIRQGLQQRELMLAARRLLHKVKRQSAMIKQLERAYPNITKVKRDGDGAILLEDWNGDINQLMRDICSHLDHD
- a CDS encoding response regulator; the encoded protein is MKDKILCVDDDQNILLAYQRQLRKQFQIDTALGGAEGLQALENDGPFAVVVSDLRMPGMNGIEFLTKVKERSPDTVRIMLTGNADTRAAIEAVNEGNIFRFLTKPCLPQDLAQTLQAGIDRYRLISAERDLLQNTLNGSIRVLTEILSIVDPQSFGRARMLRESMRILSGALKIADSWELELAAMLSQIGHVTVPPEIIIKEKSGQPLSDIEKEILSNIPQIGHTLLAHIPRLESVARIVLYQNKRFDGSGFPKDTVGGARIPLGARMLKVLTDLAQVETEGIARAKALEVQRKREGWYDPAILDAAFLCFASPPKLKQAVERSVHSMALKDLKVGQILLSDVVTCNGALLITAGNWVSETMLERIKNFAKLKGVKEPIQVEVIRDAESDSDVRASREAKL